From Desmodus rotundus isolate HL8 chromosome 12, HLdesRot8A.1, whole genome shotgun sequence, one genomic window encodes:
- the TADA1 gene encoding transcriptional adapter 1 isoform X2, producing the protein MCILTTSSSWRFSRGVRSWCPLQRGLARCPGRGPLQPSPGNRRGGRSFRLFVRNLTFQPQNPLSGAQQFVAKDPQDDDDLKLCSHTMMLPTRGQLEGRMIVTAYEHGLDNVTEEAVSAVVYAVENHLKDILASVVSRRKAYRLRDGHFKYAFGSNVTPQPYLKNSVVVYNSLIESPPAFSAPCAGQNPASHPHPDDAEQQAALLLACSGDTLPVSLPPVNMYDLFEALQVHREVIPTHTVYALNIERVITKLWHPNHEELQQDRVHRQRLAAKEGLLLC; encoded by the exons ATG TGCATTCTCACAACGAGTTCCTCCTGGCGATTCTCACGCGGTGTCAGATCTTGGTGTCCGCTCCAG AGGGGGCTGGCTCGCTGCCCTGGCCGGGGACCCCTGCAGCCAAGCCCGGGAAACCGAAGGGGAGGAAGAAGCTTTCGTCTGTTCGTCAGAAATTTGAC GTTCCAGCCTCAGAACCCCCTCTCGGGGGCCCAGCAGTTTGTGGCGAAGGACCCCCAAGATGACGACGACTTGAAGCTCTGCTCCCACACCATGATGCTGCCCACACGGGGTCAGCTGGAGGGCAGGATGATCGTGACGGCGTACGAGCACGGCCTGGACAACGTCACCGAGGAGGCCGTGTCGGCCGTGGTCTACGCCGTGGAG AACCACTTAAAAGACATATTGGCTTCAGTTGTGTCGAGAAGGAAGGCCTACCGGTTACGAGACGGCCACTTCAAGTACGCCTTTGGCAGTAACGTGACCCCGCAGCCCTACCTGAAGAACAGCGTCGTGGTGTACAACAGCCTGATAGAAAG CCCCCCAGCCTTCTCCGCTCCTTGTGCCGGCCAGAACCCAGCTTCCCACCCGCACCCCGACGACGCGGAGCAGCAGGCCGCGCTGCTGCTGGCCTGCTCGGGGGACACCCTCCCAGTGTCCCTGCCTCCCGTGAACATGTACGACCTTTTCGAAGCTTTGCAG GTGCACCGGGAGGTCATCCCCACGCACACCGTGTACGCCCTCAACATCGAGAGGGTCATCACGAAGCTCTGGCACCCGAACCACGAGGAGCTGCAGCAGGACCGGGTGCACAGGCAGCGCCTGGCTGCCAAGGAGGGGCTGCTGCTCTGCTGA
- the TADA1 gene encoding transcriptional adapter 1 isoform X1, producing the protein MATFVSELEAAKKNLSEALGDNVKQYWANLKLWFKQKISKEEFDLEAHRLLTQDNVHSHNEFLLAILTRCQILVSAPEGAGSLPWPGTPAAKPGKPKGRKKLSSVRQKFDHRFQPQNPLSGAQQFVAKDPQDDDDLKLCSHTMMLPTRGQLEGRMIVTAYEHGLDNVTEEAVSAVVYAVENHLKDILASVVSRRKAYRLRDGHFKYAFGSNVTPQPYLKNSVVVYNSLIESPPAFSAPCAGQNPASHPHPDDAEQQAALLLACSGDTLPVSLPPVNMYDLFEALQVHREVIPTHTVYALNIERVITKLWHPNHEELQQDRVHRQRLAAKEGLLLC; encoded by the exons ATGGCGACCTTTGTGAGCGAGCTGGAGGCGGCCAAGAAGAACCTGAGCGAGGCTCTGGGGGACAACGTGAAACA ATACTGGGCCAACTTAAAGCTGTGGTTCAAGCAGAAGATCAGCAAAGAAGAGTTTGATCTTGAGGCTCATCGACTTCTCACGCAGGATAATG TGCATTCTCACAACGAGTTCCTCCTGGCGATTCTCACGCGGTGTCAGATCTTGGTGTCCGCTCCAG AGGGGGCTGGCTCGCTGCCCTGGCCGGGGACCCCTGCAGCCAAGCCCGGGAAACCGAAGGGGAGGAAGAAGCTTTCGTCTGTTCGTCAGAAATTTGAC CACAGGTTCCAGCCTCAGAACCCCCTCTCGGGGGCCCAGCAGTTTGTGGCGAAGGACCCCCAAGATGACGACGACTTGAAGCTCTGCTCCCACACCATGATGCTGCCCACACGGGGTCAGCTGGAGGGCAGGATGATCGTGACGGCGTACGAGCACGGCCTGGACAACGTCACCGAGGAGGCCGTGTCGGCCGTGGTCTACGCCGTGGAG AACCACTTAAAAGACATATTGGCTTCAGTTGTGTCGAGAAGGAAGGCCTACCGGTTACGAGACGGCCACTTCAAGTACGCCTTTGGCAGTAACGTGACCCCGCAGCCCTACCTGAAGAACAGCGTCGTGGTGTACAACAGCCTGATAGAAAG CCCCCCAGCCTTCTCCGCTCCTTGTGCCGGCCAGAACCCAGCTTCCCACCCGCACCCCGACGACGCGGAGCAGCAGGCCGCGCTGCTGCTGGCCTGCTCGGGGGACACCCTCCCAGTGTCCCTGCCTCCCGTGAACATGTACGACCTTTTCGAAGCTTTGCAG GTGCACCGGGAGGTCATCCCCACGCACACCGTGTACGCCCTCAACATCGAGAGGGTCATCACGAAGCTCTGGCACCCGAACCACGAGGAGCTGCAGCAGGACCGGGTGCACAGGCAGCGCCTGGCTGCCAAGGAGGGGCTGCTGCTCTGCTGA